The Sorangiineae bacterium MSr11367 genome window below encodes:
- a CDS encoding EamA family transporter, whose translation MPSRDTTGWLPRLLAFAAIYILWGSTFLAIRYTAATIPPLMAAGVRVLVGGALLYGYLRARGVPAPSWRSWSMATVSGAMLFVGCHGVLGWASQRVPSGISALLTASISLWMVVLGALRARAMPNRWVAMGLVLGFAGLLPLIRPDAKHAHVDVLASVALVLGALSWAAGSFYARGRLVPKAPLQAAAMQMFAGGVLLILVSGAFGEWSALDVARVTQRSIVSLAYLIVFGSIVAFGAYVWLLEQVPAATVSTYAFVNPVVALLLGWLFGGEGMSGRTLLATVLIVIAVAMITMASPRPAGVRTRDA comes from the coding sequence CTGCCACGCCTGCTTGCCTTTGCCGCGATTTACATCCTTTGGGGCTCCACCTTTCTCGCCATTCGCTACACGGCGGCGACCATTCCCCCGCTCATGGCGGCCGGGGTGCGTGTGCTGGTGGGCGGCGCGCTTTTGTATGGGTACTTGCGCGCGCGTGGCGTGCCGGCGCCGTCGTGGCGGAGTTGGTCGATGGCCACGGTTTCCGGTGCGATGCTGTTCGTCGGGTGCCATGGCGTGCTCGGTTGGGCGTCGCAGCGCGTTCCGTCGGGCATTTCGGCGCTGCTGACGGCGAGCATCTCGCTCTGGATGGTGGTTCTCGGCGCCCTGCGCGCGCGCGCGATGCCGAACCGGTGGGTGGCGATGGGGCTCGTCCTGGGCTTCGCGGGGTTGCTTCCACTGATCCGCCCGGACGCGAAGCATGCCCACGTGGACGTTCTTGCGTCGGTGGCGCTCGTCCTGGGCGCTCTTTCCTGGGCAGCGGGATCGTTTTACGCGCGCGGCCGCTTGGTGCCCAAGGCGCCGCTGCAAGCCGCCGCCATGCAGATGTTTGCCGGTGGCGTGCTCTTGATTCTCGTCTCGGGGGCCTTCGGCGAGTGGAGCGCGCTCGATGTGGCGCGGGTCACGCAGCGGTCCATCGTGTCCCTCGCATACCTCATCGTCTTCGGTTCCATCGTGGCGTTCGGCGCGTACGTCTGGCTGCTGGAGCAGGTGCCCGCGGCCACCGTTTCGACCTACGCCTTCGTCAATCCGGTGGTGGCGCTGCTTCTCGGATGGCTCTTCGGCGGGGAGGGCATGTCGGGGCGGACGCTGCTCGCGACGGTGCTCATCGTGATCGCCGTCGCGATGATCACGATGGCGAGCCCGCGGCCGGCGGGTGTACGGACGCGGGACGCGTGA
- a CDS encoding alpha/beta fold hydrolase yields MTSKDGATSELQVFRAADEHAPVLLVIPAMGTAAGYYDKLGAAFAERGVHAALFELRGNGTSSVRASRGTDFGYGTLIEQDIPPAVERVRALLPRAPLFLLGHSLGGHLAFLSLAREQLGHDVRGVALVASGLPHHMAWPGMASPGIRVLARFMKATSAAVGHYPGKRLGFAGREARTVVSEWAHAVATGEFSFPTTWTGSVPPEQALARVECPVLAVTLARDTFAPSRSTELLLAKVPRCSVSRIRYMPDAALPEAAGNHNRWPRYPDAVATYVSKWALGITRPASVHPPAAGSPS; encoded by the coding sequence GTGACCTCGAAGGATGGCGCCACCTCGGAGCTGCAGGTGTTTCGCGCAGCCGATGAGCATGCGCCGGTGCTGCTGGTGATTCCCGCGATGGGAACGGCGGCGGGCTATTACGACAAATTGGGCGCCGCCTTCGCCGAGCGCGGTGTGCATGCGGCGCTGTTCGAGTTGCGCGGCAATGGCACGAGCAGCGTGCGCGCCTCCCGCGGGACCGATTTCGGCTACGGCACCCTCATCGAGCAGGACATTCCGCCGGCGGTCGAGCGGGTGCGGGCGCTGCTTCCACGCGCGCCGCTCTTTCTACTCGGGCATTCGCTGGGCGGGCACCTGGCGTTTTTGAGCCTCGCGCGCGAACAACTCGGGCACGACGTGCGCGGGGTGGCCCTGGTGGCGAGCGGACTTCCGCATCACATGGCGTGGCCCGGCATGGCCAGCCCGGGCATTCGCGTGCTCGCGCGCTTCATGAAAGCGACGTCGGCGGCCGTCGGGCACTACCCCGGCAAGCGTCTCGGTTTCGCCGGCCGCGAAGCACGCACCGTCGTCTCGGAGTGGGCGCACGCGGTGGCGACGGGCGAGTTCTCCTTCCCCACCACGTGGACCGGCAGCGTCCCGCCCGAGCAAGCCCTCGCGCGCGTCGAGTGCCCGGTGCTCGCGGTGACGTTGGCCCGCGACACGTTCGCGCCGAGCCGCTCGACCGAGTTGCTCTTGGCCAAGGTGCCCCGGTGCAGCGTTTCACGCATTCGCTACATGCCCGATGCGGCCCTGCCGGAGGCGGCGGGCAACCACAATCGATGGCCGCGCTACCCCGACGCGGTCGCGACATACGTGTCGAAGTGGGCACTCGGCATCACGCGTCCCGCGTCCGTACACCCGCCGGCCGCGGGCTCGCCATCGTGA
- a CDS encoding fatty acid desaturase — MWARLHGPTWLVALLTYGGWLALTYAHRALPLPILALLGGFVVAWHGSLQHETIHGHPAGAKWLGRALGAPPLALWLPYEIYRDSHRRHHATAHLTHPEHDPESLLCSRAAWRRMTRWQRVLFLTQTTALGRLVLGPFVTIGRFLAEEVVLLVRSEPGRRRIWALHAVAIAWVLGWVLGVAGMPLWKYLLVFVYPGTALTLLRSLAEHRVDAIRERRTTVVEAGWLFRLLYLNNNFHVLHHRAPHVPWFELPAMWRRERTRIRSSHVVHSAGYLSLVRAHAVKPIIDIENL, encoded by the coding sequence ATGTGGGCGCGTCTTCACGGTCCGACCTGGCTCGTTGCCCTTCTAACCTACGGCGGATGGCTTGCGCTGACCTATGCGCACCGCGCGCTGCCGCTGCCCATCCTCGCGCTGCTCGGCGGCTTCGTGGTGGCGTGGCATGGTTCGCTCCAACACGAGACGATCCATGGTCATCCGGCCGGGGCCAAGTGGCTCGGGCGTGCCCTTGGAGCGCCGCCACTCGCGCTATGGCTTCCGTACGAGATTTACCGCGATAGCCACAGGCGTCACCACGCCACCGCGCACCTGACGCACCCGGAGCACGATCCCGAGTCGCTGCTCTGCAGCCGCGCGGCGTGGAGGCGTATGACGCGATGGCAGCGTGTGCTCTTTCTCACCCAGACCACGGCGCTCGGGCGGCTCGTTCTCGGGCCCTTCGTCACCATCGGCCGATTTCTCGCCGAGGAGGTGGTGCTCCTGGTTCGTAGCGAACCCGGACGGCGCCGCATCTGGGCGCTTCACGCCGTCGCGATCGCGTGGGTGCTCGGCTGGGTCCTCGGCGTCGCCGGCATGCCGCTCTGGAAATACCTTCTCGTCTTCGTCTACCCCGGCACGGCGCTGACCTTGTTGCGCTCGCTCGCCGAGCACCGCGTCGATGCGATCCGCGAGCGGCGAACCACCGTCGTCGAGGCGGGATGGCTCTTTCGCCTCCTCTATTTGAACAACAACTTCCACGTGCTGCACCACCGTGCTCCGCACGTCCCCTGGTTCGAGCTGCCCGCGATGTGGCGGCGTGAGCGCACCCGCATTCGAAGCTCGCACGTCGTTCACTCGGCGGGTTATCTTTCGCTGGTGCGCGCCCACGCGGTAAAGCCCATCATCGACATCGAGAACCTTTGA
- a CDS encoding PhnD/SsuA/transferrin family substrate-binding protein — MSHLANLGMYDGGDLTRANDELWAIIAEHLRARGIADVPAALTRGPLEDIWNERLLFGQTCGYPFISRLAGTLQIVGTPVYDWPGCEGATHRSFIVVAAASPFRRLEDLLGRHAVINDPESNSGRNLFGDALASVGARAPFFHEVSVSGSHARSLRDVAEHSADVAAIDNVSYAHFLRAHPTLKDAIRILHETRPSPALPFVTASQHHASTIFDAVCEALNDARTEGARRVLRLVGIEPLERQAYEITREFSARADEVFGPRP, encoded by the coding sequence TTGAGCCACCTCGCCAACCTCGGGATGTACGACGGCGGCGATTTGACGCGCGCCAACGACGAACTCTGGGCCATCATCGCGGAGCATTTGCGTGCGCGCGGCATTGCCGATGTGCCCGCGGCCCTCACGCGCGGACCGCTCGAGGACATCTGGAACGAGCGCCTCCTCTTCGGGCAAACCTGTGGCTACCCGTTCATCTCACGCCTCGCCGGCACCTTGCAGATCGTCGGCACACCGGTCTACGACTGGCCGGGTTGCGAAGGCGCCACGCATCGCAGCTTCATCGTCGTCGCGGCGGCATCCCCGTTTCGCCGTCTCGAAGATCTCCTCGGCCGTCACGCCGTGATCAACGACCCCGAGTCCAACTCGGGTCGGAACCTTTTTGGCGACGCGCTTGCGTCCGTCGGGGCGCGCGCGCCCTTCTTCCACGAGGTGTCGGTCAGCGGCAGCCACGCTCGGAGCCTTCGCGATGTGGCGGAACATTCCGCCGACGTTGCGGCCATCGACAACGTCTCCTATGCGCATTTTTTGCGGGCCCATCCTACTTTGAAGGACGCGATCCGCATCCTACATGAGACGCGTCCAAGCCCGGCACTGCCGTTCGTGACGGCCTCGCAACATCACGCATCCACGATTTTCGATGCCGTGTGTGAAGCGCTGAACGATGCTAGGACCGAGGGGGCACGCCGCGTCCTCCGGCTCGTGGGCATCGAGCCTCTCGAACGGCAAGCCTATGAAATAACACGAGAGTTCTCGGCCCGCGCAGACGAAGTCTTCGGTCCACGACCTTAA
- a CDS encoding efflux RND transporter periplasmic adaptor subunit produces the protein MRTLAAVLVLGALCGCGKAAGGTEAAGGEAPKLPVDVQTLHDEELVDGTEYLAQLVSRHHVAVYPQVTGVVVQILVKPGESVKRGAALLQIDPRREAANLANQVAAKSQREASLELAKRNEERSTRLFREGLVTQAQFDQARSARAVAEQDVNAQEASIAAQNTQLNYFRITAPFDGTVGDIPIKIGDLVSAQTKLTSVDDNTNLEAYVNLPVEKLAELTDKSRIEILDPFGKVVGQAPIHFIAPEANPAVQSVLVKAVIPNETGTLRAAQVARARVVFNTHPGVRVLASSITRQVGQYFVFVSEGDGKNGAVVKQRPVELGPLDDKRYTVLKGLKAGDKVVTSQLQKLRDGAPVEPTEAASTALSK, from the coding sequence ATGCGAACTTTAGCGGCGGTACTCGTTTTGGGCGCGCTTTGCGGATGTGGGAAAGCGGCGGGAGGAACGGAGGCGGCCGGCGGCGAGGCTCCAAAGCTTCCCGTCGACGTGCAGACGCTGCACGACGAAGAGCTCGTCGACGGCACGGAGTACTTGGCGCAGTTGGTTTCGCGCCATCATGTCGCGGTTTATCCGCAGGTGACCGGCGTGGTGGTGCAGATCCTCGTCAAGCCCGGCGAGAGCGTGAAGCGCGGCGCCGCACTCCTCCAGATCGATCCGCGCCGCGAGGCGGCGAACCTGGCCAACCAGGTCGCGGCGAAGAGCCAGCGCGAGGCGAGCCTGGAGCTGGCCAAGCGCAACGAAGAGCGTTCCACCCGTCTGTTCCGCGAGGGGCTGGTGACCCAAGCGCAGTTCGACCAAGCGCGGAGCGCGCGCGCGGTCGCCGAACAAGACGTGAATGCGCAGGAGGCGAGCATCGCCGCGCAGAATACGCAGCTGAATTACTTCCGAATCACCGCGCCCTTCGACGGCACGGTGGGCGACATCCCCATCAAGATCGGCGACCTGGTCTCGGCGCAGACCAAGCTGACCAGCGTCGACGACAACACGAACCTCGAGGCCTACGTGAACTTGCCGGTGGAAAAGCTGGCGGAGCTCACCGACAAGAGCCGCATCGAGATCCTCGATCCGTTCGGCAAGGTGGTGGGGCAGGCGCCCATCCACTTCATCGCGCCGGAGGCCAATCCGGCGGTGCAGTCCGTTCTGGTGAAGGCGGTCATCCCCAACGAAACGGGCACGCTGCGTGCGGCGCAGGTGGCGCGCGCCCGGGTCGTCTTCAACACGCACCCCGGTGTGCGCGTGCTGGCGTCCAGCATCACGCGGCAGGTCGGGCAGTATTTCGTCTTCGTCTCGGAGGGTGACGGCAAGAACGGTGCGGTGGTGAAGCAACGCCCCGTGGAGCTCGGCCCGCTCGACGATAAACGCTATACGGTTCTCAAAGGGCTCAAGGCAGGCGACAAAGTCGTGACGAGCCAATTGCAAAAGCTCCGCGACGGCGCGCCCGTCGAGCCGACGGAGGCCGCTTCGACGGCCTTGTCCAAGTAG